The following are encoded in a window of uncultured Pseudomonas sp. genomic DNA:
- a CDS encoding OprD family porin produces MRNKAKLSLAVFSAIVGAAPLMAAAEEQAEGFVEGSSFNVLNRNFYMNRDFRKGQSSNTGNGYTEAWAHGIIGKFESGFTQGTVGFGIDAFAMLGLKLDTGDGRYGPGGTVNLLPVNSDGEAEDNYSKVGGAVKARVLDTVVKVGDVFPMTPVVHYGDSRLLPESFKGVTAVNNSIDGLTLQGGRVHAMSQPQQSGMDEDFATFYAGGVNAPWAAYFGGDYTLNDNLAFSLYSSRLKDAWNQHYAGMSWSHQLSEEVSLFGGLNYYKAVDEGKQLLGKFDNDIYSGKVGVQFGAHSVALSHQRNNGDDDFDYLRQSDSIFLDNSIQYSDFNSPKEQSWMLRYDLDMASYGVPGLTFMTRYALGTDADYSDANNVYMRRDADGNPLTDQKRWERNIEAKYVVQTGSLKDMSFRVRQMTTRATAYESDLDEVRLIVEYPLSVL; encoded by the coding sequence ATGCGTAATAAAGCCAAACTATCCCTTGCAGTATTTTCGGCTATTGTCGGTGCAGCGCCTCTGATGGCGGCTGCAGAAGAACAGGCCGAAGGTTTTGTAGAAGGCAGTAGCTTCAATGTTCTTAACCGTAATTTTTACATGAACCGCGACTTCCGCAAGGGCCAGTCCAGCAATACTGGTAATGGTTACACTGAGGCTTGGGCTCACGGGATCATCGGTAAGTTTGAGTCTGGGTTCACCCAAGGCACTGTAGGCTTTGGTATTGACGCCTTCGCCATGCTCGGCCTTAAGCTAGATACTGGTGATGGTCGTTATGGTCCAGGCGGCACTGTTAACCTACTTCCTGTAAACAGTGACGGCGAAGCAGAGGACAACTATTCAAAAGTGGGCGGTGCAGTAAAAGCCCGCGTACTCGACACCGTTGTCAAAGTGGGCGATGTTTTTCCCATGACCCCGGTTGTTCACTACGGTGACTCTCGTTTGCTGCCGGAAAGCTTCAAGGGTGTAACCGCCGTCAACAACAGCATCGATGGCCTGACCTTGCAAGGCGGTCGTGTTCACGCGATGAGTCAGCCGCAACAGAGTGGCATGGATGAAGACTTCGCCACTTTCTATGCCGGTGGTGTAAACGCCCCGTGGGCGGCCTACTTCGGCGGCGACTACACGCTGAACGACAATCTGGCGTTCAGCCTCTACTCCAGCCGCCTGAAGGATGCTTGGAACCAGCACTACGCGGGCATGTCTTGGAGCCATCAGCTGTCTGAGGAAGTGTCGCTGTTCGGCGGCCTGAACTACTACAAGGCTGTAGATGAAGGCAAGCAGCTGCTGGGTAAGTTCGACAACGACATTTACAGCGGCAAAGTGGGCGTGCAGTTCGGTGCACACAGTGTTGCCCTGTCGCACCAGCGCAACAACGGCGACGACGATTTCGACTACCTGCGCCAGTCTGACTCCATCTTCCTGGACAACTCCATCCAGTACAGCGACTTCAACTCGCCGAAGGAGCAGTCCTGGATGTTGCGCTACGACTTGGATATGGCCAGTTATGGCGTTCCTGGCCTGACCTTTATGACGCGCTACGCGCTGGGTACAGATGCTGACTACTCCGACGCCAACAATGTGTATATGCGTCGCGATGCTGATGGCAATCCACTGACAGACCAGAAGCGCTGGGAGCGCAATATCGAAGCCAAGTACGTCGTACAAACTGGCTCGCTGAAAGATATGTCCTTCCGCGTTCGCCAGATGACAACCCGCGCAACGGCTTACGAGTCGGATCTGGATGAGGTTCGCCTGATCGTCGAGTACCCACTGAGCGTGCTCTAA